In Carassius carassius chromosome 5, fCarCar2.1, whole genome shotgun sequence, one genomic interval encodes:
- the LOC132140641 gene encoding serine protease FAM111A-like isoform X2, translated as MSKTSPKKQKQTKISDIFPSPKKEMVSESGKSSEDSDSKKMKYSFKKEVGEGPSKHLQQEAEVKTLDFQYCLNKSKRYSVSCKASLNVLEALNTSHMFRNEKEKNQNKQKEILIQRSKDGVPGAAVKTDFPCCLIETNEILYIDFIQKDENSCTNQTTAAPLLRKTTKPEMLVTFQVKKEGGQKVRCLLKSKALRSRVKCVCVYAFKGEKIKNALKRDGRFIDDIFGKHCALSEFNDELKHEWSKRVVENIDGKSFQLVVLSDKKLPDSQDDLTPVMTEPNVASDADVAETVGSSQNPISNEQEKKHDGNTESTNPPTTQCAVKPIADSEEILGILRDQFPVLLKQLKQRENLKSKSDVQKFFRAEYGKSVENFLKVKKVKQLMKLSDSVCQIRQGDSALGTGFLLFDRYILTNAHVITDVTKVNAGQYTAVFGYEDLDSKDNLCISVTQLTSFFKGKDDKGMHLDYALLKLDNIDKIADYPKLLDYYCPNAPINRGQICIVGHPGEGVKKMDPCFIIEKENQQLIHIVNEQKQVFPACENQITYDSCFFNGSSGSPVFDVDCNLIGIHTGGYTNKTGDKIENIMEYGFSMQPILDNIRAQARMKGLPDIVSVIDAYTNSDVEMKDAEESDEL; from the exons ATGTCTAAAACATCACCCAAAAAACAGAAGCAGACTAAAATTTCGGACATCTTTCCGAGTCCT AAAAAAGAGATGGTCAGTGAATCTGGGAAGTCATCAGAAGACAGTGACAGT aaaaaaatgaaatattcattTAAGAAAGAAGTTGGAGAAGGACCTTCCAAACATCTGCAGCAG GAAGCAGAAGTGAAAACACTCGATTTCCAGTATTGTTTAAATAAATCCAAGAGATATTCAGTGTCATGTAAAGCATCCTTAAATGTGCTTGAGGCTCTTAATACAAGCCATATGTTCaggaatgaaaaagaaaaaaaccagaACAAGCAGAAAGAAATACTCATCCAAAGGTCGAAAGACGGTGTTCCTGGGGCAGCTGTGAAGACTGATTTTCCCTGCTGTCTTATTGAAACTAATGAGATCTTATATATAGACTTCATCCAAAAGGATGAAAATAGTTGCACAAATCAAACAACTGCAGCTCCTTTACTCAGGAAAACAACTAAGCCTGAAATGTTAGTCACCTTCCAGGTTAAAAAAGAAGGAGGACAGAAAGTGCGATGCTTACTGAAGAGCAAAGCCTTGAGGAGCAGAGTaaaatgtgtctgtgtgtatgcatTCAAAGGAGAGAAAATCAAAAATGCTCTTAAACGTGATGGACGATTCATCGATGACATTTTCGGGAAACACTGTGCACTCTCTGAGTTTAATGATGAGTTAAAGCATGAATGGTCAAAACGTGTAGTAGAAAATATTGATGGAAAATCTTTCCAGTTAGTTGTTCTCAGTGATAAGAAGCTGCCAGACAGTCAAGATGATTTGACTCCTGTCATGACTGAACCTAATGTAGCTTCAGATGCTGATGTGGCAGAAACTGTAGGCTCAAGTCAGAATCCCATCAGCAATgagcaagaaaaaaaacatgatggaAACACAGAGTCCACAAATCCTCCAACTACACAGTGTGCCGTTAAACCTATTGCAGATTCTGAAGAGATTCTGGGAATTCTGCGTGATCAGTTTCCAGTTTTACTGAAGCAATTAAAGCAGCGAGAGAATCTAAAGAGCAAATCTGATGTTCAAAAGTTCTTCAGAGCAGAATATGGTAAAAGTGTCGAGAATTTCTTGAAAGTGAAGAAAGTGAAGCAGCTCATGAAGCTCTCTGACTCAGTGTGTCAGATTCGACAGGGGGACTCTGCTTTAGGAACTGGTTTCTTGCTCTTTGACAGATACATCCTCACTAATGCTCATGTTATTACTGATGTTACAAAAGTAAACGCTGGACAGTACACAGCTGTATTTGGTTATGAAGACCTGGATTCAAAGGATAACCTGTGCATATCAGTTACACAACTCACATCTTTTTTTAAAGGAAAGGATGATAAAGGAATGCATCTTGACTATGCTCTTCTTAAACTTGATAACATTGATAAAATTGCTGACTATCCTAAATTGCTTGATTATTACTGTCCAAACGCTCCTATTAACAGAGGTCAGATCTGTATTGTGGGACATCCAGGGGAAGGGGTTAAGAAAATGGACCCCTGCTTCATCATTGAAAAAGAGAATCAACAATTAATTCATATTGTGAACGAACAGAAACAGGTCTTTCCAGCATGTGAAAACCAGATCACTTATGACTCTTGTTTCTTCAACGGATCTTCTGGCTCTCCAGTTTTTGATGTAGACTGCAATCTGATTGGCATCCACACTGGTGGCTATACAAACAAAACAGGAGATAAAATTGAGAACATCATGGAATATGGCTTTTCCATGCAGCCCATCCTGGATAACATCAGAGCACAGGCTAGAATGAAAGGTTTGCCAGATATCGTCAGTGTCATAGACGCCTACACTAATAGTGACGTTGAGATGAAAGATGCTGAAGAGTCTGATGAGCTTTGA
- the LOC132140641 gene encoding serine protease FAM111A-like isoform X1, with translation MSKTSPKKQKQTKISDIFPSPKKEMVSESGKSSEDSDSVQKKMKYSFKKEVGEGPSKHLQQEAEVKTLDFQYCLNKSKRYSVSCKASLNVLEALNTSHMFRNEKEKNQNKQKEILIQRSKDGVPGAAVKTDFPCCLIETNEILYIDFIQKDENSCTNQTTAAPLLRKTTKPEMLVTFQVKKEGGQKVRCLLKSKALRSRVKCVCVYAFKGEKIKNALKRDGRFIDDIFGKHCALSEFNDELKHEWSKRVVENIDGKSFQLVVLSDKKLPDSQDDLTPVMTEPNVASDADVAETVGSSQNPISNEQEKKHDGNTESTNPPTTQCAVKPIADSEEILGILRDQFPVLLKQLKQRENLKSKSDVQKFFRAEYGKSVENFLKVKKVKQLMKLSDSVCQIRQGDSALGTGFLLFDRYILTNAHVITDVTKVNAGQYTAVFGYEDLDSKDNLCISVTQLTSFFKGKDDKGMHLDYALLKLDNIDKIADYPKLLDYYCPNAPINRGQICIVGHPGEGVKKMDPCFIIEKENQQLIHIVNEQKQVFPACENQITYDSCFFNGSSGSPVFDVDCNLIGIHTGGYTNKTGDKIENIMEYGFSMQPILDNIRAQARMKGLPDIVSVIDAYTNSDVEMKDAEESDEL, from the exons ATGTCTAAAACATCACCCAAAAAACAGAAGCAGACTAAAATTTCGGACATCTTTCCGAGTCCT AAAAAAGAGATGGTCAGTGAATCTGGGAAGTCATCAGAAGACAGTGACAGTGTTCAG aaaaaaatgaaatattcattTAAGAAAGAAGTTGGAGAAGGACCTTCCAAACATCTGCAGCAG GAAGCAGAAGTGAAAACACTCGATTTCCAGTATTGTTTAAATAAATCCAAGAGATATTCAGTGTCATGTAAAGCATCCTTAAATGTGCTTGAGGCTCTTAATACAAGCCATATGTTCaggaatgaaaaagaaaaaaaccagaACAAGCAGAAAGAAATACTCATCCAAAGGTCGAAAGACGGTGTTCCTGGGGCAGCTGTGAAGACTGATTTTCCCTGCTGTCTTATTGAAACTAATGAGATCTTATATATAGACTTCATCCAAAAGGATGAAAATAGTTGCACAAATCAAACAACTGCAGCTCCTTTACTCAGGAAAACAACTAAGCCTGAAATGTTAGTCACCTTCCAGGTTAAAAAAGAAGGAGGACAGAAAGTGCGATGCTTACTGAAGAGCAAAGCCTTGAGGAGCAGAGTaaaatgtgtctgtgtgtatgcatTCAAAGGAGAGAAAATCAAAAATGCTCTTAAACGTGATGGACGATTCATCGATGACATTTTCGGGAAACACTGTGCACTCTCTGAGTTTAATGATGAGTTAAAGCATGAATGGTCAAAACGTGTAGTAGAAAATATTGATGGAAAATCTTTCCAGTTAGTTGTTCTCAGTGATAAGAAGCTGCCAGACAGTCAAGATGATTTGACTCCTGTCATGACTGAACCTAATGTAGCTTCAGATGCTGATGTGGCAGAAACTGTAGGCTCAAGTCAGAATCCCATCAGCAATgagcaagaaaaaaaacatgatggaAACACAGAGTCCACAAATCCTCCAACTACACAGTGTGCCGTTAAACCTATTGCAGATTCTGAAGAGATTCTGGGAATTCTGCGTGATCAGTTTCCAGTTTTACTGAAGCAATTAAAGCAGCGAGAGAATCTAAAGAGCAAATCTGATGTTCAAAAGTTCTTCAGAGCAGAATATGGTAAAAGTGTCGAGAATTTCTTGAAAGTGAAGAAAGTGAAGCAGCTCATGAAGCTCTCTGACTCAGTGTGTCAGATTCGACAGGGGGACTCTGCTTTAGGAACTGGTTTCTTGCTCTTTGACAGATACATCCTCACTAATGCTCATGTTATTACTGATGTTACAAAAGTAAACGCTGGACAGTACACAGCTGTATTTGGTTATGAAGACCTGGATTCAAAGGATAACCTGTGCATATCAGTTACACAACTCACATCTTTTTTTAAAGGAAAGGATGATAAAGGAATGCATCTTGACTATGCTCTTCTTAAACTTGATAACATTGATAAAATTGCTGACTATCCTAAATTGCTTGATTATTACTGTCCAAACGCTCCTATTAACAGAGGTCAGATCTGTATTGTGGGACATCCAGGGGAAGGGGTTAAGAAAATGGACCCCTGCTTCATCATTGAAAAAGAGAATCAACAATTAATTCATATTGTGAACGAACAGAAACAGGTCTTTCCAGCATGTGAAAACCAGATCACTTATGACTCTTGTTTCTTCAACGGATCTTCTGGCTCTCCAGTTTTTGATGTAGACTGCAATCTGATTGGCATCCACACTGGTGGCTATACAAACAAAACAGGAGATAAAATTGAGAACATCATGGAATATGGCTTTTCCATGCAGCCCATCCTGGATAACATCAGAGCACAGGCTAGAATGAAAGGTTTGCCAGATATCGTCAGTGTCATAGACGCCTACACTAATAGTGACGTTGAGATGAAAGATGCTGAAGAGTCTGATGAGCTTTGA